A portion of the Paenibacillus sp. PvR098 genome contains these proteins:
- a CDS encoding C39 family peptidase, giving the protein MTILWKGIQVTLGLFLMAGLLFASGVFAVLLYAKITGQTWFDEPVLSGTVIYAGQAGQGRPTPGGNNANAAAASDKPAEPRPKSAMLEAPVVRQLPELPSGCEVTSLTMLLQYYGVDKSKMELAQEMKRDETPIRYNKDGSIAFWGNPNLGFVGEVTGAAKGFGIYHTALYDLLEAYVPTAVDMTREPFSKLEDQLIQGIPSVVWTTIDYKVPSKWVVWDTSIGPIQTTFMEHAVLLVGFDEEFVYVNDPLSGKGKHKIEKARFLAIWEAMGSQALSYSKAN; this is encoded by the coding sequence ATGACCATCTTGTGGAAAGGAATTCAAGTTACGTTAGGTTTGTTTCTGATGGCGGGGCTGTTATTCGCCAGCGGTGTATTTGCCGTATTGCTTTACGCCAAAATTACCGGACAAACATGGTTTGATGAACCGGTATTAAGCGGGACCGTTATCTACGCGGGCCAAGCAGGACAGGGAAGGCCGACCCCGGGCGGAAATAACGCCAATGCTGCTGCAGCCTCGGATAAGCCGGCAGAACCAAGGCCCAAGAGCGCTATGCTGGAGGCCCCGGTTGTTCGTCAGCTTCCGGAACTTCCTTCCGGCTGCGAGGTAACGAGTCTTACTATGCTCCTTCAATACTACGGCGTGGACAAATCGAAAATGGAGCTAGCCCAAGAGATGAAACGGGATGAGACGCCAATCCGATACAACAAAGATGGTTCTATCGCATTTTGGGGTAACCCGAACTTGGGATTTGTCGGTGAGGTGACTGGGGCTGCCAAAGGCTTCGGCATTTATCATACCGCCTTGTACGATTTGCTGGAGGCTTATGTGCCTACGGCTGTCGATATGACCCGGGAGCCCTTCTCTAAGCTGGAGGATCAATTGATTCAAGGGATTCCTTCTGTCGTTTGGACGACCATAGATTACAAAGTACCAAGTAAATGGGTTGTGTGGGATACGTCGATCGGACCTATTCAAACGACTTTCATGGAGCATGCCGTACTGCTGGTAGGATTTGACGAGGAGTTTGTGTATGTGAATGACCCGCTTTCGGGAAAAGGCAAGCACAAAATTGAAAAAGCGCGTTTCTTGGCTATCTGGGAAGCGATGGGAAGTCAAGCGCTTAGCTATTCTAAAGCAAACTAA
- a CDS encoding CoA-binding protein, whose amino-acid sequence MSFQNPSREAIKEILMNAKNIAVVGLSDKPDRESYMVSEAMQKKGYRIIPVNPMVSGTILGETCYSSLTDIPEPVDIVNVFRRSEQTVPVAEEAVRIGAKVIWLQLGVFNEEAAEVAKAGGLEVVMDRCIKVEDSILLPGGK is encoded by the coding sequence ATGTCGTTTCAAAATCCGTCTCGTGAGGCTATTAAAGAAATATTGATGAATGCGAAGAACATTGCTGTAGTTGGATTGTCTGATAAGCCTGACCGGGAGTCTTATATGGTGTCAGAGGCTATGCAAAAGAAAGGCTACCGCATCATTCCGGTAAACCCAATGGTCAGCGGTACGATCCTGGGTGAAACTTGCTACAGCTCGCTTACGGATATCCCTGAGCCGGTTGATATCGTCAACGTCTTTCGGAGAAGTGAACAAACGGTACCTGTAGCCGAGGAAGCAGTGCGTATCGGAGCCAAAGTGATTTGGCTGCAGCTCGGCGTTTTCAATGAAGAAGCGGCGGAAGTTGCCAAAGCCGGAGGACTGGAAGTTGTGATGGATCGCTGCATTAAGGTGGAGGACTCCATTCTGCTGCCAGGAGGGAAATAA
- the thiE gene encoding thiamine phosphate synthase encodes MGLDSYEGRTALETAKAALEGGITMLQLREKQAPLSRVLTEARVIRELCREYGVPFLVNDRVDVALLLEADGVHVGQDDIPGREARRLLGHDAIVGISASSMEEAEWAMENGADYLGVGAIYATLTKGDAGEPIGTELIGRIKKRWGRIPMVGIGGIEHGRAASVVEAGADGVAVVSAVVRSQDPRHAAERLKQEVLGVN; translated from the coding sequence ATGGGATTGGATTCATATGAGGGAAGAACTGCACTGGAAACAGCGAAAGCCGCTTTGGAAGGCGGCATTACGATGCTGCAGCTGCGTGAAAAGCAGGCGCCGCTGTCCCGGGTGCTCACTGAAGCTCGAGTGATCCGAGAATTATGCCGGGAATACGGAGTCCCCTTCCTCGTCAACGACAGGGTGGATGTAGCTCTGCTGCTTGAAGCCGATGGCGTTCATGTTGGCCAAGACGATATTCCAGGGAGAGAAGCCCGTAGACTTCTTGGTCATGATGCGATCGTGGGTATCTCTGCGAGTTCAATGGAAGAAGCGGAATGGGCGATGGAAAATGGGGCCGATTATCTGGGTGTTGGGGCCATTTATGCTACGCTGACCAAAGGCGATGCAGGTGAGCCGATCGGAACCGAATTAATAGGCCGGATCAAGAAGCGCTGGGGCCGTATTCCTATGGTTGGCATCGGCGGAATCGAACATGGCCGCGCCGCTTCCGTCGTAGAGGCTGGTGCAGATGGCGTAGCCGTTGTTTCCGCTGTCGTCCGGAGCCAAGATCCGCGTCATGCTGCCGAACGCTTAAAGCAGGAAGTGCTTGGCGTGAATTGA
- a CDS encoding glucose PTS transporter subunit IIA — MNWMGNLQQLGRSLMLPTITLPVAAILLRLGSLPWEQMHMPQIGEILTLAGTTIFTYLPLIFAVGVALGLTESAGIAGMSALIGHYMFSESLKHFLGESFQLGVPGGILIGLLAAVIYHRVKHIQLPEYIQFFGGPRMVPLLMGLAIFILIVIMIQIGPFLEAGMQALTNVILGLGGFGTFLYGIIHRLLVPSGLHHVFNNFFWFQLGAYDANGQPVFGDLPRFFAGDPEAGFYMAGLYPVMMFALPAIALAIIQEAREDLKPKIRATFLTAAFACFLTGVTEPIEFAFLFVAPYLFIVHAILSGFAMWIAFALDIHHGFSYSAGAIDFLINLHLAKNGLLLIPIGLGYGIVYYVLFRWAIRRFRIPTPGREEGSQLEEWAGDIPYRSPLILQALGGKNNIKNIEACITRLRLTLVNDRQMDTAALKHLGAAGVIRLGGGNVQVVFGTYSELIREEINKALRKDIEQVLFNSPMQGRMIPLEEVPDKIFAGKLVGDGVAFLPEKGELVSPVAGKIIHVYPSLHAIGIETQQGLQVLLHIGIDTAHLEGKYFTCYIKEGDQVEPGQLLVRFNLNKVKKNCKSLATPMLITNVDKVKSWSFAPYKTVKKGQASVMSVVLKNAVTEGGNAFG; from the coding sequence TTGAATTGGATGGGAAACTTGCAGCAGCTTGGACGCTCACTGATGCTGCCGACCATAACGCTTCCCGTTGCAGCTATTTTGCTGCGTCTCGGATCGCTGCCTTGGGAACAAATGCATATGCCCCAAATTGGGGAAATTTTAACGTTGGCCGGAACAACGATCTTTACTTATTTGCCACTGATCTTTGCCGTAGGCGTTGCGCTGGGCTTGACGGAGAGCGCGGGCATTGCCGGTATGTCTGCCTTAATCGGTCATTATATGTTCAGTGAATCTCTGAAGCATTTTCTGGGCGAATCGTTCCAGCTTGGTGTACCGGGCGGAATCTTGATCGGCCTGCTTGCGGCGGTGATTTATCACCGGGTGAAGCATATTCAGCTCCCCGAATATATTCAATTTTTCGGCGGTCCGCGGATGGTGCCGCTGCTCATGGGTCTGGCCATTTTTATATTGATCGTAATCATGATTCAGATAGGGCCTTTTCTGGAAGCGGGCATGCAAGCGCTAACGAATGTCATCTTGGGGCTTGGCGGATTCGGAACGTTCTTATACGGAATCATCCACAGGCTGCTTGTGCCTTCGGGATTGCATCATGTGTTTAATAATTTTTTCTGGTTCCAGTTGGGCGCTTACGACGCTAACGGACAGCCGGTGTTCGGCGATTTACCGCGATTTTTTGCGGGTGATCCTGAAGCGGGTTTTTATATGGCGGGATTATATCCGGTGATGATGTTTGCACTGCCGGCTATCGCGCTGGCCATTATTCAGGAAGCGCGTGAAGATTTGAAGCCGAAAATTCGCGCCACTTTTTTGACCGCGGCCTTCGCCTGCTTTTTAACCGGAGTGACGGAGCCGATCGAGTTCGCATTTTTGTTCGTGGCGCCGTATCTCTTTATTGTCCATGCCATCCTCTCGGGTTTTGCGATGTGGATCGCTTTTGCTTTGGACATACACCACGGCTTCTCGTACTCGGCAGGGGCCATCGACTTTTTGATCAATCTTCATCTGGCGAAGAACGGGCTGCTCCTGATTCCGATCGGGCTGGGCTACGGAATTGTCTATTATGTACTGTTTCGCTGGGCGATTCGTCGATTCCGGATCCCTACGCCTGGCCGCGAGGAAGGCTCGCAGCTGGAAGAGTGGGCAGGGGACATTCCTTATCGCTCACCGCTGATTCTGCAGGCACTGGGCGGTAAGAACAATATCAAGAACATTGAGGCTTGTATCACCCGCCTTCGTCTAACTCTCGTTAACGACCGTCAGATGGACACCGCGGCGCTTAAACATTTGGGCGCAGCCGGTGTCATCCGTTTGGGAGGGGGCAACGTGCAGGTGGTGTTCGGCACCTATTCCGAATTAATCCGGGAAGAGATTAATAAGGCGCTGCGCAAGGACATTGAGCAGGTGCTGTTTAATTCGCCTATGCAGGGCCGCATGATTCCGCTCGAGGAAGTGCCGGATAAAATTTTCGCAGGGAAGCTTGTCGGTGACGGCGTGGCATTCCTCCCCGAGAAGGGGGAGCTTGTATCGCCGGTGGCTGGTAAGATCATTCATGTTTATCCATCGCTTCATGCCATAGGGATCGAGACGCAGCAAGGGCTTCAAGTACTGCTGCATATTGGTATCGACACGGCCCACCTTGAGGGTAAATACTTTACGTGCTATATCAAAGAAGGAGACCAGGTCGAGCCGGGGCAGCTGCTTGTTCGTTTCAATTTGAATAAGGTGAAAAAGAACTGCAAATCGCTTGCGACGCCGATGCTGATCACCAATGTTGATAAGGTGAAGTCATGGAGCTTCGCGCCTTATAAAACAGTCAAGAAGGGTCAGGCGTCCGTTATGTCGGTCGTACTCAAGAATGCCGTCACAGAGGGAGGGAACGCTTTTGGTTGA
- the ptsP gene encoding phosphoenolpyruvate--protein phosphotransferase, whose product MVEGIGASSGIAMGKAFVIPTWEWDFPEKLIDVADLAYEFERLYDGIHHSKVEIEQIKQEFVSVLGEEQTQIFDAHLAILEDPIFMSEVQGIMQRQYKAAEVAVKEAIEKFVNMFDLLDDHYMKERALDIKDVGNRLLKHLLGALEETLPPKDQPYILVAKELIPSQMVHLDVSQTMGIVTLMGGKTSHVAIMARAMSVPYVLGLEGKLQTPIQNGDYLIIDGDEGIVYVNPNQEVVEQYEARRESWRAVQEQLQKLAHLPSCTEDGWSMQFAANISSVKELDLVIRNGASGVGLFRTEFLYMDRSTFPQEEEQFVVYREVAERLGEKSVVIRTLDIGGDKHLDYLALPEEENPSLGYRAIRIMLDRTDLFKTQLRAILRASHYGSVKIMYPMISSLEELHKANELLEEAKQELRNADVSFSEDIKVGIMIELPASVMISDLLAQEVDFFSIGTNDLVQYVLAVDRMNEQVAHLYDPFHPAVLRMLKLTVDNAKRFGTNVSVCGELAGDIRALPIWLSLGIKELSMSVQSILKVKNSLLQSRYSDAVGIWDELSKCKSSSAVMDVLGRYLETDLAEETQPPRPASGCL is encoded by the coding sequence TTGGTTGAGGGAATCGGAGCATCATCCGGTATCGCCATGGGCAAAGCCTTTGTCATTCCGACTTGGGAATGGGACTTTCCCGAAAAGCTGATCGATGTTGCGGATTTAGCTTATGAATTCGAGCGGTTGTATGACGGAATCCATCACTCCAAGGTAGAAATTGAACAGATTAAGCAGGAATTCGTCAGTGTGCTGGGGGAAGAGCAGACACAAATTTTCGACGCTCATCTGGCCATCCTTGAAGATCCCATTTTTATGAGCGAAGTGCAGGGCATCATGCAGCGTCAGTACAAAGCGGCAGAGGTAGCGGTCAAGGAAGCGATTGAGAAATTCGTCAATATGTTCGATCTGCTCGATGATCATTACATGAAGGAACGAGCGCTCGATATTAAGGATGTCGGAAATCGGCTGCTCAAGCATTTGCTTGGAGCGCTCGAGGAGACGCTGCCGCCTAAGGATCAACCGTATATTCTGGTAGCCAAAGAATTGATTCCGTCCCAGATGGTTCATCTAGACGTGAGCCAAACCATGGGAATTGTCACCCTGATGGGGGGCAAAACGTCTCACGTGGCTATCATGGCTCGGGCCATGAGCGTTCCTTATGTGCTCGGTCTGGAGGGTAAGCTCCAGACACCGATTCAAAACGGCGATTACCTCATCATCGATGGAGATGAAGGCATCGTATACGTCAATCCGAATCAAGAGGTTGTCGAACAGTATGAAGCTCGAAGGGAATCTTGGAGGGCAGTTCAGGAGCAGCTTCAGAAATTAGCGCATCTGCCTTCCTGTACGGAGGATGGCTGGTCCATGCAGTTTGCGGCCAACATAAGCTCGGTCAAAGAGCTGGATTTGGTCATCCGCAACGGAGCTTCGGGCGTAGGTCTGTTTCGGACGGAATTTTTGTATATGGACCGGAGCACCTTCCCGCAAGAGGAGGAACAGTTTGTCGTATACCGTGAGGTGGCAGAACGGCTCGGAGAAAAGTCGGTCGTCATTCGGACGCTGGATATCGGCGGAGACAAACATTTGGATTATTTGGCACTTCCCGAGGAGGAGAATCCGTCACTAGGTTATCGTGCGATTCGGATTATGCTGGACCGGACGGATTTGTTTAAGACACAGCTGCGAGCTATTCTGCGAGCCAGCCATTACGGAAGCGTCAAAATCATGTATCCGATGATTTCCAGCTTAGAAGAGCTCCATAAGGCAAATGAACTGCTGGAGGAAGCCAAGCAGGAGCTGAGGAATGCGGATGTTTCTTTCAGCGAAGACATCAAGGTAGGCATTATGATCGAATTGCCTGCGTCGGTCATGATTTCGGACCTGCTGGCCCAAGAGGTGGATTTCTTTAGCATCGGCACGAATGATTTGGTTCAGTATGTACTTGCCGTAGACCGGATGAACGAACAAGTGGCGCACCTGTACGATCCCTTCCATCCGGCTGTGCTCCGCATGCTGAAGCTCACTGTGGATAATGCCAAGCGTTTCGGCACGAATGTCAGTGTATGCGGAGAACTTGCAGGGGACATTCGTGCCCTTCCGATCTGGCTATCTCTCGGGATAAAAGAATTAAGCATGTCAGTGCAATCGATCCTGAAGGTGAAGAATAGCTTGCTGCAAAGCCGGTACAGCGATGCGGTCGGCATTTGGGACGAGCTGTCCAAATGTAAGTCCAGCTCGGCTGTGATGGATGTGCTTGGGCGATATTTGGAGACGGATTTGGCGGAGGAGACACAGCCTCCGCGGCCGGCAAGCGGCTGCCTCTAA
- a CDS encoding type 1 glutamine amidotransferase domain-containing protein, with the protein MELKGYRVLAFVDEDFEDLEMWYPVMRLREAGAEVHLAGPKSNTVYHGKYGVPLTTDHALDEVRSEEYIGLYVPGGWAPDKLRRYESVLRLTREFHEAEKPIAQICHAGWVLASAKICKGYTMTSTPGIKDDLENAGAIWVDEEVVVDRHIVSGRRPPDLPAFTKTFVDVLASYSRK; encoded by the coding sequence ATGGAATTAAAAGGTTACCGAGTGCTTGCTTTTGTAGATGAGGATTTTGAAGATTTGGAAATGTGGTATCCGGTGATGCGGCTGAGGGAAGCGGGGGCGGAGGTACATCTCGCCGGACCCAAATCGAATACGGTGTATCATGGTAAATACGGAGTTCCGCTTACGACGGATCATGCGCTGGATGAAGTTCGTTCGGAGGAGTATATCGGGTTGTATGTCCCGGGAGGTTGGGCACCTGATAAATTACGTCGTTATGAATCCGTGCTGCGGCTTACTAGAGAGTTCCATGAAGCAGAGAAGCCGATCGCTCAGATATGTCACGCCGGTTGGGTGCTGGCATCGGCTAAAATATGCAAGGGCTACACGATGACCTCGACGCCCGGGATTAAGGACGATTTGGAGAACGCGGGAGCGATCTGGGTTGACGAAGAGGTAGTGGTTGACCGTCATATCGTATCGGGCCGTAGACCGCCGGATCTTCCCGCGTTTACGAAGACCTTCGTCGACGTTTTGGCTAGTTATTCCCGCAAGTAA
- a CDS encoding VanZ family protein, translating into MNSFIRWLPSLLWMAVIFYLSSRTGEDLGGWLDSVRRWVPMMEGFNWGHFAAYFILAWTYLWALRPKRLSLGIRLVVVLMCVLYGVTDEYHQSFVPGRTPDLMDLRNDAIGAALAMLLLYLPFVRRWYSRLSGAKYY; encoded by the coding sequence ATGAACTCGTTCATTCGATGGCTGCCTTCCCTGCTGTGGATGGCGGTCATTTTTTATTTATCTTCCCGAACCGGTGAAGATTTGGGCGGCTGGCTGGACTCCGTCCGCCGCTGGGTTCCGATGATGGAAGGCTTTAATTGGGGACATTTCGCAGCCTACTTTATCTTGGCATGGACTTATTTATGGGCGCTTCGCCCCAAGCGGTTGAGCCTCGGGATTAGGCTTGTGGTCGTACTCATGTGCGTACTTTATGGTGTGACGGACGAATACCATCAGTCGTTCGTTCCGGGACGGACGCCCGATCTGATGGATCTTCGCAATGATGCTATCGGTGCCGCGTTAGCGATGCTTCTGCTCTATCTTCCGTTTGTCCGGCGTTGGTACAGCCGCCTATCCGGTGCTAAATATTACTAA
- the ccpA gene encoding catabolite control protein A, with the protein MAVTVTIYDVAREAGVSMATVSRVVNNNPNVKPQTRKKVFEAIERLGYRPNAVARGLASKKTTTVGVVIPDISNSIFSEVARGIEDIANMYHYNIILCNADKKKDKEIRVINTLLEKQVDGLLFMGGAITDEHIQAFKTSSVPVVLCATVDEQKSIPSVDIDHEKAAYDAVQVLLQNGHRQIAMISGTLQDPTNGYARYHGYKKAMEEAGIPVSEDYVRIGNYRYESGLEVTKYFLELDERPTAIFAATDEMAIGAVHALQDSGLKVPEDISVISVDNIRMASMVRPQLTTVAQPMYDIGAVAMRLLTKLMNKETKDASELTQVTLPHDIIHRNSVAPR; encoded by the coding sequence ATGGCCGTGACTGTGACAATTTATGATGTAGCAAGAGAAGCGGGCGTTTCCATGGCGACCGTTTCCCGGGTAGTCAACAATAATCCTAACGTGAAGCCGCAAACACGGAAGAAGGTCTTCGAGGCCATTGAACGCTTAGGCTATCGACCTAACGCGGTGGCAAGAGGCTTGGCCAGTAAGAAGACGACAACCGTCGGCGTGGTCATTCCCGATATTTCCAATTCGATATTCTCAGAGGTTGCCAGAGGCATCGAGGACATCGCTAATATGTATCACTACAATATTATTCTTTGTAACGCGGATAAGAAGAAGGATAAGGAAATCCGCGTGATTAACACGCTTCTGGAGAAGCAGGTGGACGGACTGCTCTTTATGGGGGGCGCGATTACGGACGAGCACATTCAAGCGTTCAAGACGTCTTCGGTACCGGTAGTGCTTTGCGCGACGGTGGATGAACAGAAATCCATCCCATCGGTCGATATTGACCATGAGAAGGCGGCTTACGATGCGGTACAAGTACTGCTGCAGAACGGTCACCGTCAAATCGCCATGATTTCCGGTACCCTGCAGGATCCGACTAATGGATATGCGCGGTACCATGGCTATAAGAAGGCGATGGAAGAAGCCGGGATTCCGGTAAGTGAGGATTATGTTCGGATCGGCAATTACCGTTACGAATCCGGTCTTGAAGTCACAAAGTATTTCTTGGAGCTGGACGAGCGTCCTACAGCTATTTTTGCGGCAACGGACGAAATGGCCATCGGAGCAGTTCATGCGCTTCAAGATAGCGGGCTGAAAGTGCCTGAAGATATATCTGTCATCAGTGTGGACAATATCCGGATGGCTTCTATGGTACGGCCGCAGCTGACGACAGTAGCTCAACCGATGTATGATATCGGTGCCGTGGCGATGCGTCTTTTAACCAAGCTGATGAATAAGGAAACGAAAGATGCCTCAGAGCTGACGCAGGTTACTTTACCGCATGATATTATCCATAGAAATTCGGTGGCTCCACGCTAA
- a CDS encoding 5'-methylthioadenosine/adenosylhomocysteine nucleosidase — MAYSKIGIIGAMKEEIELFHNHMDQVSESVKAGIVFYEGRFHGRQIVLCKSGVGKVNAAITTQILIDTYGVESIVFTGVAGAVDPELNVGDIVVSTECLQHDMDVTALGFPRGTIPYEATSLFTADERLRTLAVEASVELFGGRVKEGRVLSGDQFIASRETVAQLYSELGGACTEMEGAAVAQACYMNGIPFVVIRSMSDKADGSAHVNFAEFTVQASENSYRIVDQILKRLQ; from the coding sequence TTGGCCTATTCAAAAATTGGCATTATCGGTGCGATGAAGGAAGAGATTGAGCTTTTCCACAACCACATGGATCAGGTAAGCGAATCGGTGAAAGCGGGCATAGTGTTCTACGAAGGACGGTTTCACGGACGGCAGATTGTGCTTTGCAAATCCGGTGTGGGCAAAGTGAATGCCGCGATAACTACGCAAATCCTGATCGATACATACGGGGTGGAGTCCATTGTATTTACGGGAGTGGCCGGAGCGGTGGACCCTGAGCTGAACGTGGGGGATATCGTCGTGTCTACGGAATGCCTGCAGCATGATATGGACGTGACGGCGCTCGGCTTCCCAAGGGGTACGATACCTTATGAGGCGACATCACTGTTTACTGCAGACGAGCGTTTGCGTACGCTTGCTGTAGAAGCCAGCGTCGAGTTATTCGGCGGACGGGTGAAGGAAGGGCGAGTGCTTTCCGGAGATCAGTTTATTGCGAGCCGGGAAACGGTAGCACAGTTGTACTCGGAGCTCGGCGGAGCGTGCACGGAGATGGAAGGCGCGGCTGTAGCTCAAGCATGCTACATGAACGGAATTCCATTTGTAGTCATCCGCTCCATGTCTGATAAAGCCGATGGATCGGCGCATGTCAACTTCGCGGAATTTACCGTACAGGCTTCGGAGAATTCGTACCGAATCGTAGATCAAATACTGAAGCGGCTGCAATAA